Proteins from a single region of Drosophila biarmipes strain raj3 chromosome 3R, RU_DBia_V1.1, whole genome shotgun sequence:
- the LOC108025977 gene encoding serine protease grass, with protein sequence MNTVVVGFTCLLLPLLGSAQFIDMACGIRAPNPIGARIKNGTIAGLTSSPWMAFLHSTTGRFVCGGTLITHRLVLTAAHCFLPNTQLIARLGEYDREEYETCHGSYCTFRTEARVERGFRHRLFDPETMANDIAILRLIRRVEYTDNIRPICIVWDTRWRNYINSIDPVTGTGWGKTESDGDSGKLMTVDLARQQPEICQRFIYRALTSTMFCAGNWDSNLCNGDSGGPVGAMVPFQNSQRFIQIGIASFTNTQCSKASAFTDVLSYVDWILAVHNYHRSYP encoded by the exons ATGAATACCGTGGTGGTCGGGTTTACGTGCCTACTTCTTCCTCTACTGGGATCCGCTCAGTTCATCGACATGGCGTGTGGCATTCGTGCTCCCAATCCCATTGGTGCCCGCATCAAGAACGGAACGATCGCTGGATTGACATCGAGTCCTTGGATGGCTTTCCTGCACTCGACGACAGGAAGATTCGTTTGCGGCGGAACTCTAATTACCCACC GTCTGGTTCTGACTGCAGCTCATTGCTTTCTCCCCAATACCCAACT AATTGCTCGTTTGGGAGAGTATGATAGAGAAGAATATGAAACGTGCCATGGGAGTTACTGCACCTTTCGAACGGAAGCTAGAGTGGAGCGGGGCTTTCGGCACCGTCTTTTCGATCCAGAAACGATGGCCAACGACATTGCCATCCTGCGACTAATCAGGAGAGTGGAGTACACAG ATAACATCAGGCCCATCTGCATTGTTTGGGACACCAGGTGGAGGAACTACATCAACTCCATAGATCCGGTGACCGGCACAGGATGGGGTAAAACGGAGTCTGATGGTGATAGTGGAAAGCTCATGACTGTGGACTTGGCACGTCAGCAACCGGAGATCTGCCAGCGTTTCATCTATCGAGCTCTTACGAGTACCATGTTTTGCGCGGGAAATTGGGATAGCAATCTTTGCAATGGTGATTCCGGCGGTCCAGTGGGTGCAATGGTTCCGTTTCAAAACTCCCAGCGGTTCATCCAAATTGGAATCGCCAGTTTCACCAACACCCAGTGCTCCAAGGCCAGTGCTTTCACGGATGTCCTCAGCTATGTCGACTGGATCCTTGCCGTGCATAACTACCATCGCAGCTATCCTTAA
- the LOC108025976 gene encoding serine protease grass produces the protein MRSAVIVFFLTFCQSASARLLEQNCGIRADVATYRTRIIGGRNVQIASHPWMAYLHHESQFLCGGTLINRQFVLTAAHCLDSSSKLTVRLGGMSLRSSDSSMCQIPAEDYEVDRAFRHKYFTPTIYLNDIGMLRLARFVEYKVHIRPICIILDPAMQRLVEDGMSLTATGWGLTEERSEASALQEASIVVMNRHLCSELYNVPVGLNQICGGDSETNTCSGDSGGPLGGIVNYYGEPKYVQYGLTSFGDKECRAPSVYTDLSTYSGWIEMVVDVYGT, from the exons ATGAGATCAGCAGTGATCGTTTTCTTTCTGACATTTTGCCAGTCGGCATCAGCTAGGCTTTTAGAGCAAAATTGCGGAATACGCGCTGATGTCGCCACGTACCGCACGAGAATTATCGGAGGCAGGAACGTTCAGATCGCTTCCCATCCATGGATGGCCTATCTGCACCACGAATCGCAGTTCCTCTGTGGCGGAACGCTCATCAATCGAC AGTTTGTCCTGACAGCCGCCCATTGCCTAGATTCATCTTCAAAATT GACAGTTCGCCTGGGAGGAATGAGTCTAAGATCCAGTGACTCCTCGATGTGCCAAATTCCAGCCGAGGACTACGAAGTTGACCGTGCCTTTCGACATAAATACTTCACCCCCACGATCTATTTGAACGATATCGGAATGCTGCGACTGGCCAGATTTGTGGAATACAAAG ttcaCATTAGGCCGATCTGCATTATCCTGGATCCTGCGATGCAAAGATTAGTGGAGGATGGCATGTCGCTCACGGCCACCGGTTGGGGACTCACCGAGGAGCGATCTGAAGCCTCAGCTCTCCAGGAGGCCAGCATCGTTGTGATGAACCGGCACCTCTGCAGCGAACTCTATAATGTTCCCGTGGGACTAAACCAGATCTGTGGCGGGGATAGCGAGACCAACACCTGCAGTGGCGACTCAGGAGGACCTCTAGGAGGTATTGTGAACTACTACGGGGAACCGAAGTATGTCCAATACGGGCTAACGAGCTTTGGGGACAAAGAATGCCGGGCTCCCAGTGTCTATACGGACTTGAGCACCTACTCCGGGTGGATCGAGATGGTGGTGGATGTCTATGGAACGTGA